GATTAATCCTAACAATCGGATATCTGCTGAGGATAGTTTTCCCAAGATGCTCTCAGCTCTTCTGGCATAGCCTATGACTTTACGAGTCATCTTGAGCAGATCCTCATACAGAGGCTGACGTTGTCTATCACTTTTGGCATATTGGATACCTGTCATTCTGCGCTTAGCCTGGCGTCGATGATCGGAAAAGATGATCTTGGCTCCGAAATTATCCCGGGCATTTTGCAACAGTCGGGTCAGCACCCGCACACAGTCCCACAACTGTGTTGAATCGAAAGGCTTATGGATGTTGGACTCAACCACCGTACAGTCGATGCGAACCTTTCGCCCCTTTTCGATACCTTCTTGCTCGGCTTTGCCCAAAAGATCACGGAAAATGATCTCCCAGGTTTCCTCAGAAAGGGATTTGATATTTGCGTTGAGAGCCGATTTTTTGAACCCCTTATCGGCAAAGCCAATACGGCAGAAGCGCCGCAGACTTCGGGAATCAGAAATATGAAAAGCCAACTCTTGATATGTGAACTCAAAAATTCGCATAACGATTGCAGCCCGCAGAACCTGATCGGCGCTCATGCCGCGAGCCCCGGTTCGACGCTTGATAATTTTTCCTTTGTTGAGGTCTTGCAGAACATGCTCACAGATGGTAGGAGTATTATCGATAATGTTGCTGATAACCTCCAGTTCTCTTTCCTGAAGGTGTTTCGATGTGGGTTCAATCAGCGGCATTTGTTTTTGCTGTTTTTCGCGCATTTTGTTCGTGACCCCTTTTCCGTTTCTGTAATGTTATTGGGTTGTTGGATATCATCCCTATACTACAGGTAGCGTAAAAAAGCCACAACAAAATGCGCTTTTTTTATTTATACCGGGTAGTT
The sequence above is drawn from the Candidatus Desulfatibia profunda genome and encodes:
- a CDS encoding ISNCY family transposase, which produces MREKQQKQMPLIEPTSKHLQERELEVISNIIDNTPTICEHVLQDLNKGKIIKRRTGARGMSADQVLRAAIVMRIFEFTYQELAFHISDSRSLRRFCRIGFADKGFKKSALNANIKSLSEETWEIIFRDLLGKAEQEGIEKGRKVRIDCTVVESNIHKPFDSTQLWDCVRVLTRLLQNARDNFGAKIIFSDHRRQAKRRMTGIQYAKSDRQRQPLYEDLLKMTRKVIGYARRAESILGKLSSADIRLLGLIHEIKHFSALSEQVYDQTYRRVVQGEAVPAQQKVVSIFEDHTDIIIKDNRETHYGHKICLTGGASNMILDCVILQGNPADTDLVEQMLDRQEQIYGRYPLKVALDGGFASKENLSKAKERKIKDVCFAKKRGLEETDMCRSEYVYNKLRRFRAGIESGISWLKRSFGLTRCIWKGFRSFKCYVLASVVAANLLTMARKKLATA